In Thermosphaera sp., a genomic segment contains:
- a CDS encoding radical SAM protein: MKNLLVVDALARAKGERYSTFDVVGAGPRIVAGILEEENNVSLKPFEEVFNKTREYLHFDYVFISGMTSDKHAIQKLVSKMRRKGFKGKIIIGGPISVEGHQLLKEIPGADYIIVGEGEVPLQKFLDCVIKEKCDESRVPSLIYRNGSKIVETTGPVPAPLELINEIKPWTKLHLSYNPPSIYRIYVEAVRGCSNFYRPLLQTLGCLKCMRCRKGTYALRLECPANIPPGCGFCNVPSLFGPPRSRSPNAIRHEVEELIGNGARRIVLSAPDFLDYKRGEIAHILPMTDPCSPPANIEAIEALLNELFSIKEVESGKVVISVENIKACLVNEEVASTLGKYLKGTTIHIGCETGDAEYNQRVLGKPIDPRDVIKASKLLHEHGLRPYVYLMYGLPLMNSRVYRKTLSIINDLAGAGVEKITLYKYVQLPKTSFAVKNLRPSFNKEITLAMKKAIERYNFMSKQRFLGEVLEAYMLEKDGKIYGYPVRHGPVIFVEKALSSIEAINGCKARVLITDVAPRFVKGVILEVLECP, encoded by the coding sequence TTGAAAAATCTTCTAGTAGTTGATGCGCTGGCCAGGGCAAAAGGCGAGAGATATTCGACATTCGACGTAGTTGGAGCAGGTCCTAGAATAGTGGCAGGGATCCTAGAGGAAGAAAACAACGTTTCTCTGAAGCCTTTTGAAGAAGTTTTCAATAAAACTCGCGAATATCTCCATTTCGACTATGTATTCATTTCTGGTATGACGAGCGACAAGCATGCAATTCAAAAACTGGTTTCAAAAATGCGGAGAAAAGGTTTCAAAGGAAAAATAATAATAGGCGGACCTATAAGTGTTGAAGGCCATCAATTGTTGAAGGAAATCCCTGGGGCCGACTACATCATAGTGGGAGAGGGCGAAGTCCCGCTGCAGAAATTCCTAGATTGCGTAATTAAAGAGAAATGCGACGAGAGCCGCGTCCCATCCCTGATTTACAGGAATGGGTCAAAGATAGTTGAGACAACTGGACCGGTTCCCGCCCCGTTAGAGTTGATCAACGAGATCAAGCCGTGGACAAAGCTCCACTTGTCGTACAATCCGCCGTCTATCTACAGGATTTATGTTGAAGCAGTCAGGGGATGTAGCAACTTCTATAGACCCCTTCTGCAGACCCTGGGTTGCCTAAAATGTATGAGATGCAGGAAAGGGACTTACGCTTTAAGATTGGAGTGCCCTGCCAACATCCCCCCGGGTTGCGGTTTCTGCAACGTGCCAAGTCTATTCGGTCCCCCAAGGTCTAGAAGCCCCAACGCGATTAGACATGAGGTCGAAGAGCTTATTGGTAATGGGGCGAGAAGAATAGTTTTAAGTGCGCCTGATTTTCTAGATTATAAAAGAGGCGAAATCGCTCATATCCTTCCCATGACCGATCCCTGTTCCCCGCCGGCCAACATAGAAGCCATAGAGGCTCTTCTGAACGAATTATTCTCTATCAAAGAAGTCGAGAGTGGAAAAGTTGTGATCAGTGTTGAAAATATTAAAGCTTGCCTCGTAAACGAGGAGGTAGCATCCACACTGGGCAAGTACTTGAAGGGGACAACTATCCATATAGGTTGTGAAACCGGCGACGCTGAATATAACCAACGCGTGCTGGGTAAACCCATAGATCCCAGGGATGTGATTAAAGCATCAAAACTATTACATGAACATGGACTGAGGCCATATGTTTACTTAATGTATGGTTTGCCTTTGATGAACTCGAGAGTTTATCGTAAAACGTTAAGCATTATAAATGACCTAGCTGGGGCTGGCGTGGAGAAAATCACGCTTTACAAGTATGTTCAATTGCCCAAGACCTCCTTCGCGGTCAAGAACCTACGTCCCTCGTTCAATAAGGAAATCACGCTCGCAATGAAGAAAGCTATTGAACGATACAACTTCATGAGTAAACAGAGGTTTCTCGGTGAGGTTTTAGAGGCATACATGTTGGAGAAAGATGGGAAAATATATGGTTATCCCGTTAGACATGGTCCAGTCATATTTGTCGAAAAAGCTCTCTCGAGTATTGAGGCTATTAATGGATGCAAGGCTAGGGTTTTAATCACAGATGTGGCTCCAAGATTTGTTAAGGGAGTTATACTCGAGGTCTTAGAGTGTCCATAA
- a CDS encoding DUF47 family protein has translation MSEVENGSLAELTAIEYLTNFSRIIDEAARLIDHLVNAYVEGNDIHKLYERFREVKTKGEEMRTIVMEYLVKSSEVMRYSRSYIEVVYIFERIIQHLDGVAYRIVLLKDNNVILDKDLVSTIRVMGSIIRKQRDILETALSKLTGAPRKIMADLNEIIKLEEEADDLFRKSTFQVYSKLSNNLTGLMVLKDIIEYLEDVCDDLRSIGEEIRYLALVRGV, from the coding sequence ATGAGTGAGGTTGAAAACGGTTCATTGGCAGAGTTAACGGCGATCGAGTATTTAACAAATTTTTCGAGGATCATAGATGAAGCGGCAAGGCTCATAGACCACCTAGTTAACGCTTACGTGGAAGGCAACGATATCCACAAGCTTTACGAGAGGTTTAGAGAGGTTAAGACAAAAGGCGAGGAGATGAGAACAATAGTCATGGAGTATCTTGTGAAAAGCAGTGAAGTGATGAGGTATTCGCGAAGCTATATCGAGGTAGTCTATATTTTCGAGAGGATAATTCAGCACTTAGACGGCGTAGCCTACAGAATAGTTCTTTTGAAAGACAACAATGTTATCCTTGACAAGGATCTCGTATCTACAATACGAGTCATGGGTAGCATTATTAGAAAACAAAGAGATATACTGGAGACGGCTTTGTCGAAACTAACTGGTGCTCCCAGAAAAATCATGGCCGATTTGAACGAGATAATCAAATTGGAGGAAGAGGCCGACGACTTATTCAGGAAAAGTACCTTTCAAGTGTATTCTAAGCTATCGAACAATCTGACAGGCTTGATGGTTCTGAAAGATATTATTGAGTATCTTGAAGACGTGTGCGATGATTTAAGAAGTATCGGTGAGGAAATACGCTACCTGGCGCTAGTGAGGGGAGTCTAA
- a CDS encoding UbiX family flavin prenyltransferase, with protein MPNLVIGLTGASGIIYGLKLIESVDLLKKKYSEIFVIYTQSAEKVAEEELGIKLGELLDNTPSISKVYTEFEIDSPLASSSRLINTDMVIVPASLNTIAKISNGIQENLLLRVASSILRLRGKLIIVPRETPLSTIDLRNMYELSMSGAIIMPASPAYYHRPESIDDLINFIVGKILDLLGVDHSLYAKWKSLPQYEKR; from the coding sequence ATGCCAAATCTCGTCATAGGGTTAACAGGGGCCAGCGGCATAATCTATGGTTTGAAACTAATTGAAAGCGTTGACTTGTTGAAGAAAAAATACTCGGAAATATTCGTGATATATACACAGTCGGCTGAGAAGGTTGCCGAGGAGGAGTTAGGGATCAAACTTGGAGAATTACTCGATAACACTCCGAGTATAAGCAAGGTTTACACGGAGTTTGAAATCGACTCCCCCCTTGCTAGCAGTAGCAGGCTCATAAACACGGACATGGTGATAGTTCCAGCATCACTCAACACGATAGCAAAGATTTCGAACGGTATTCAGGAAAACCTGTTGTTAAGAGTGGCGTCGTCGATACTAAGACTAAGGGGGAAACTTATCATCGTGCCAAGAGAAACACCCCTCTCCACCATAGACTTACGGAACATGTATGAGCTGAGCATGAGCGGTGCGATCATCATGCCAGCATCGCCAGCTTACTACCACCGCCCAGAGAGTATTGATGATTTAATTAACTTTATTGTGGGGAAAATTCTTGATCTTTTAGGGGTTGACCACAGTTTATACGCGAAGTGGAAGAGTCTCCCTCAATACGAGAAACGATAG
- a CDS encoding class II glutamine amidotransferase, whose protein sequence is MRTSLTISVKDMCRILTGWLKTGDFESLRIILDSFIKGSEHDGYLEKASGGRYSSHDDGWGIAAVGLAGGKPSVVYHKMLNPIFDADSIKMINLIEARLKRYDEVAFIVHSRKSSRFEPYGGDYLHPFIRLFENGAGWFAHNGGVDKVRIAGMLGVHPWTRVDSELLAYYLMNSVEECLLEEKDVDRCVIKSYESSLDYVPPCSGLNTGLLLLLGDKPYLYTTHFIGRPCENQSLIDYFRMLLLQVGESWVAASITLADYLPQHAMIAKTIIVDPGLYKLSSEGWTRLVKY, encoded by the coding sequence GTGAGGACTTCATTAACTATCTCGGTGAAGGATATGTGCAGAATTCTCACCGGATGGCTTAAGACCGGGGACTTCGAGTCCCTAAGAATTATCCTTGACTCTTTCATCAAGGGTAGCGAGCACGATGGGTATCTTGAAAAGGCGAGTGGGGGTAGGTATTCATCACACGATGATGGATGGGGTATCGCGGCGGTCGGTTTAGCCGGGGGGAAGCCCAGCGTTGTCTATCACAAAATGCTTAACCCGATTTTCGATGCTGACAGCATTAAGATGATCAACCTCATAGAAGCCAGACTGAAGCGTTATGATGAAGTAGCCTTCATCGTTCACTCGCGTAAGTCTTCGAGGTTTGAGCCTTATGGCGGGGATTACCTTCACCCATTTATTCGGCTATTCGAGAATGGAGCCGGATGGTTTGCGCACAATGGGGGAGTAGACAAGGTTAGAATAGCTGGCATGCTGGGAGTTCATCCATGGACTAGGGTGGACTCGGAGCTCTTAGCCTATTATCTAATGAATAGTGTCGAAGAATGCTTACTCGAGGAAAAGGATGTTGACAGATGCGTAATCAAGTCTTACGAATCATCCCTTGACTACGTACCTCCGTGTAGCGGCTTGAATACGGGATTACTTCTATTGCTTGGAGATAAACCATATCTATACACGACTCATTTCATTGGGAGACCTTGTGAGAACCAGTCTTTGATTGACTACTTCAGGATGCTTTTACTACAAGTTGGAGAATCCTGGGTCGCCGCATCCATCACTCTTGCAGACTACCTGCCTCAGCACGCAATGATCGCCAAGACGATAATTGTTGATCCAGGTCTATATAAGTTGTCCAGCGAGGGATGGACTAGACTGGTGAAATATTAG
- a CDS encoding ATP-NAD kinase family protein: MKTFSIGFIVNPIAGMGGRVGLKGTDGNAYKLAVARGAQPESPYRALLFLNKITCNNFQIISAPGIMGAEEVLQSRHRDKLRKVVGDIGDETTAEDTRRIARLIVSEGVDILVFVGGDGTARDILDSVNQSVPVLGVPSGVKMYSSVFAVTPVVAANLLDSFLRGEASVVEREVLDIDEDAFRRDELIIRLYGYLKTIFHQGMTQGGKTLYSSLDDEENKKAIAEFLIENLMDDVVYVLGPGSTVKAISKALGIDYTLLGVDVVLNRKLIIKDAWEKHLLDLLNKYGKVKVIVTPIGGQGFIFGRGNQQFSPRFLKHLDKEDIIIVSTESKVRELKHLRVDTGDPMVDEKLKGFYKVIVDYNRYIVMKAI; the protein is encoded by the coding sequence ATGAAAACCTTCTCCATAGGGTTCATAGTGAACCCTATTGCAGGAATGGGAGGTAGAGTCGGGTTAAAAGGAACAGACGGCAATGCATACAAGCTCGCTGTAGCGAGAGGCGCTCAGCCCGAATCACCCTACAGAGCCCTCTTATTCCTCAACAAGATAACATGTAACAATTTTCAAATAATTTCAGCCCCGGGGATAATGGGGGCTGAGGAAGTCCTTCAAAGTAGGCATAGGGATAAGCTGAGGAAAGTCGTAGGAGATATCGGCGATGAGACCACAGCAGAGGATACGCGTAGAATAGCCAGGCTCATAGTTAGCGAAGGAGTGGATATCCTAGTTTTCGTTGGAGGTGATGGAACGGCAAGAGACATTTTAGATAGTGTAAATCAATCAGTCCCTGTCCTAGGAGTTCCCAGCGGCGTTAAAATGTATAGTAGCGTATTCGCGGTCACCCCAGTGGTAGCGGCAAACCTTCTCGACTCTTTCTTGAGAGGCGAGGCCAGCGTGGTTGAAAGGGAGGTCTTGGACATTGATGAAGATGCCTTCCGCAGGGATGAGCTTATCATCAGGTTATATGGTTACTTGAAGACGATTTTTCACCAGGGTATGACTCAGGGCGGTAAGACTTTGTATTCTAGCCTCGACGACGAGGAGAATAAGAAAGCCATTGCGGAATTCTTAATCGAAAACTTAATGGATGATGTCGTGTATGTTTTAGGGCCAGGTTCCACGGTGAAGGCGATATCTAAGGCGTTAGGTATAGATTACACTTTGCTAGGAGTAGACGTTGTATTGAATAGAAAGTTGATAATCAAAGATGCGTGGGAAAAGCACTTGTTAGATTTGCTTAACAAATACGGTAAAGTGAAAGTTATTGTTACACCCATCGGAGGTCAAGGCTTCATATTCGGGAGGGGCAACCAGCAGTTTTCTCCACGGTTCCTAAAACATCTAGATAAGGAGGACATTATAATTGTATCAACAGAGTCGAAGGTGAGAGAGTTAAAACATCTTCGAGTCGATACTGGCGATCCCATGGTTGATGAAAAGCTGAAGGGATTCTACAAGGTTATAGTAGACTACAACAGGTATATTGTTATGAAAGCAATTTGA
- a CDS encoding translation initiation factor IF-5A has protein sequence MSKNYETLGNLKPGSFIIIDNEPCRIVEISKAKTGKHGSAKANVVAISLFTGNKKTLVAPADSQVEVPIIDKRVGQIIADMGDMFQLMDMESFETFEIEKSSIEEELRGKLKQGSEVEYWIVMGKRLIVRLR, from the coding sequence ATGAGCAAGAACTATGAAACCCTTGGGAACTTGAAACCGGGTAGTTTTATTATCATCGATAATGAACCGTGCAGGATTGTCGAGATTTCAAAGGCGAAAACGGGAAAACATGGAAGCGCAAAGGCTAACGTAGTAGCAATCAGCCTTTTCACCGGTAACAAGAAAACACTCGTTGCGCCCGCAGACTCTCAAGTAGAAGTCCCAATAATTGATAAAAGAGTGGGACAGATTATCGCCGACATGGGAGATATGTTTCAATTGATGGACATGGAGAGTTTTGAAACATTTGAAATTGAAAAATCCTCTATTGAGGAAGAATTACGTGGTAAATTAAAACAAGGAAGCGAAGTAGAATATTGGATCGTAATGGGCAAGAGGTTAATAGTGAGGCTCAGGTAG
- a CDS encoding carbon-nitrogen hydrolase family protein gives MNTDFQVIEAEDASFSKMAIAHIPVMVENFTRNIDLARRLVFYASELNVKTIIFPHSLPYGPLTSFQGLALLNKLEVKKRFGIPKTHVVQKLFKSASNVYGVNIILPSIVEVSGHSIYHSTLLYSSDSEGEYPIAQRKIFLSPLEEKIGFSPGKRLSVFKLNTCSCGVLHENEILTPELMRGFSILGASTIIFSTSTFPSPFEKIVEVAKALSYVFDQKVIVPGGFVINSEENVIHATPSVIISKGELVWMHDEATPSLIILKEEPHKAYNDGKNSYRHRLFSFLRDLLKLEWEYGREGAPSKSEFTERFD, from the coding sequence TTGAACACGGACTTTCAAGTAATAGAAGCCGAGGATGCCTCTTTCTCTAAGATGGCTATAGCACATATTCCAGTGATGGTTGAAAATTTCACTCGTAACATTGATCTAGCTAGAAGACTCGTGTTTTATGCAAGCGAACTTAATGTAAAAACTATAATCTTCCCCCACTCGCTTCCATATGGACCTCTCACCTCTTTCCAAGGCTTAGCATTGTTGAACAAGCTGGAAGTCAAGAAACGCTTCGGGATTCCTAAAACTCACGTAGTGCAAAAATTGTTCAAATCCGCTTCAAACGTATATGGAGTCAATATCATCCTTCCTAGCATAGTTGAAGTCTCTGGGCACAGTATTTATCATTCAACACTCTTATACTCTTCTGACTCTGAAGGAGAGTACCCCATAGCCCAAAGGAAAATATTCCTAAGCCCGCTGGAGGAGAAGATTGGTTTTAGCCCAGGCAAGAGATTATCCGTATTTAAGTTAAACACCTGCTCATGCGGCGTATTGCACGAGAATGAGATACTAACTCCAGAATTAATGAGAGGATTTTCAATTCTCGGGGCTTCAACCATTATATTTTCGACTTCAACATTCCCCAGTCCTTTTGAGAAAATCGTAGAAGTTGCCAAAGCATTATCCTACGTGTTCGACCAAAAAGTAATCGTTCCAGGCGGATTCGTAATCAACAGTGAAGAAAACGTAATCCATGCGACTCCTTCAGTAATTATTTCAAAAGGAGAGTTAGTTTGGATGCACGATGAAGCTACTCCATCCCTTATCATCCTAAAAGAAGAGCCACATAAAGCTTATAATGATGGTAAAAACTCGTATAGGCACAGATTATTTAGCTTCCTTAGAGATTTGTTAAAGCTTGAGTGGGAATATGGAAGAGAAGGTGCTCCCAGTAAGAGTGAGTTCACTGAACGATTTGATTAG
- the rgy gene encoding reverse gyrase: MSDLQHPYGIYRHACPNCGREISDYRLLHKAPCEKCLDETAFKKVLRKLRKKKTHSYGDVIEAYYEKLQEPLGLTEIIREEKTLEDFERFFEKATNGNTLWSAQRSWARRIFKKRSFSIIAPTGTGKTVFSIIMSLYLTVKAKENGESRRIYLVFPTLPILYQAESKLRFFASNVGLNICSEESADNCIRILVPHGKLKKELRDALIQRLTNGDFDILLSTNAFFHKYFDFLKDKGFSLIIMDDVDAVLKSGRAVRRVLALVGVPEGAIDDGLNLIKLRQKLAYASSEEKPTIINEIEVLSRKIEEIKSRINTTLVVNSATGRPRGIYPKLFKVFLDFEAGSKPEAIRNIIDAYVETEDVERSLINIAEVLKDGFLVFVPIDKGIEYAEKVAEKLRDAGFECESFHARKSAEVLNDFASGKLKCLVGVATYYGVMVRGVDLPERVKYVVFLGVPRHKISTSLEEIHPRDLVKILGTLREVFPEEARRDVEVLIGRLASRLRRLSQGALFRLREDFSKKIKGEPVEETPLLRDLLKAYEIARDLLNKEETWEKLSKLEDIGFIKENNRQYLLIPDIATYIQASGRSSRLYPGGITKGLSIIIVDDRRLLNGLNRRLRWIFEGLSISKLEELDFAKIAEEISEERRMVGKILRGEHRISGTVDLIKSALLIVESPNKAKTIANFFGKPSVRVLGKNLQAYEVTIGDYVLTIIASGGHVYDLVTDINENYGVKAFDSIYVPVYTDIKRCGNGHQFVDEVNACPRCGLGIINRKLDVLRALKELAREVDVVLIGTDPDAEGEKIGWDLRVLLEPYAREIRRIEFHEVTRKAILDAIRNPRPFDTRLVGAQIVRRVEDRWIGFSLSEKVQKYGWLSYCIKHLRDKGFDCCIENRNLSAGRVQTPVLGYVIERYFEKSRKELFKYKVVLEKDGVELAFTLNRDQAVNSGISIFLEDPNLRRKRNKEFPSIRVRVVDEVPETVNPLPPFTTDSLLEEASKTLGLTTTRTMEIAQDLFEMGLITYHRTDSTRVSEAGVLIARQYLEEKYGTGFERFFNPRTWGAGGAHEAIRPTRPIDADRLMELVREGVIVLTGRFTKQHFLVYDLIFRRFIASQMKPAVVRKQILSVELNGVEALIERYIEIIENGFLDTYSYIRIETPVTEGIGTIKEIIEVKPPLARYHDVIRWMKEQGIGRPSTYAKVIQTLLDRRYVEATKKLKALRPTERGILIHDFLVKNFGDVVSVETTRKLEKDMKEIEEGKTAYQDVLGRLHRELRDKILENPINNELEKQYAEICRKGA; this comes from the coding sequence ATGAGCGATTTACAGCATCCTTATGGAATTTACCGCCACGCATGCCCTAACTGTGGGAGGGAAATAAGCGATTATAGGCTTTTGCATAAAGCTCCATGTGAGAAGTGTTTAGATGAAACTGCTTTCAAAAAGGTCTTAAGGAAACTCCGTAAGAAAAAAACACATAGCTACGGCGATGTAATAGAAGCCTACTACGAAAAACTGCAAGAACCGTTAGGATTAACAGAGATAATCCGCGAGGAGAAGACTCTGGAAGATTTTGAAAGGTTTTTTGAAAAAGCAACAAATGGAAACACTCTATGGAGTGCGCAAAGAAGTTGGGCGAGAAGAATCTTCAAGAAGAGATCTTTTAGCATAATTGCCCCAACCGGTACGGGGAAAACCGTTTTCTCCATAATAATGTCTTTGTACTTAACGGTCAAGGCAAAGGAAAACGGGGAGAGCAGACGCATCTACCTGGTCTTTCCTACATTACCTATTCTTTATCAAGCAGAGTCGAAACTGAGGTTTTTCGCTAGCAACGTTGGTTTGAATATATGTAGTGAAGAATCTGCCGACAACTGCATAAGAATCCTTGTTCCACACGGGAAATTGAAGAAAGAACTTCGGGATGCATTGATTCAGCGTTTAACAAATGGTGATTTCGACATTTTACTGTCGACAAATGCTTTCTTTCACAAGTATTTTGACTTCTTAAAGGATAAGGGTTTCAGTCTTATAATCATGGATGATGTTGACGCAGTCCTTAAGAGCGGGAGAGCTGTTAGAAGGGTGCTCGCTCTCGTAGGGGTGCCTGAGGGGGCCATTGATGACGGGTTGAACCTCATCAAGCTTCGCCAAAAACTAGCATATGCTTCAAGCGAGGAAAAACCCACTATAATCAATGAAATAGAGGTGTTGTCAAGAAAAATAGAGGAGATTAAATCTAGGATAAATACCACGTTAGTCGTTAACAGCGCCACTGGGAGGCCGAGGGGAATATATCCCAAGCTGTTTAAAGTCTTCCTTGATTTTGAAGCTGGTTCAAAACCAGAGGCTATCAGAAATATAATAGATGCTTATGTCGAAACCGAGGATGTCGAGAGGTCTCTGATCAATATTGCTGAGGTTTTGAAAGACGGTTTCCTTGTGTTCGTACCCATAGACAAAGGAATAGAGTATGCCGAGAAAGTGGCGGAGAAGCTTCGCGACGCTGGTTTCGAATGCGAATCATTCCATGCTAGGAAAAGTGCCGAGGTTTTGAACGATTTCGCTTCGGGGAAGCTCAAATGTCTAGTAGGAGTGGCAACTTACTATGGGGTGATGGTTAGAGGAGTTGACCTGCCCGAAAGGGTTAAATATGTGGTTTTCTTAGGGGTCCCCAGACATAAGATAAGCACCTCTCTAGAGGAGATTCACCCGAGGGATTTAGTCAAGATACTCGGAACATTGCGGGAGGTATTTCCCGAAGAAGCTAGAAGAGATGTTGAGGTGCTGATAGGGAGGCTGGCAAGCAGGCTTAGGAGGCTGAGCCAAGGAGCTTTATTCAGACTAAGAGAAGATTTCAGTAAAAAAATAAAAGGCGAGCCCGTAGAGGAGACACCGTTGCTAAGGGATCTTCTCAAAGCATATGAGATAGCCCGTGATCTGTTAAATAAGGAGGAGACGTGGGAAAAACTTTCAAAACTCGAAGACATTGGGTTTATCAAGGAGAATAATAGACAGTATTTACTGATACCAGACATAGCCACTTATATTCAAGCCAGTGGAAGGTCTTCGAGGCTTTACCCCGGCGGCATTACGAAGGGATTGTCCATAATAATAGTTGATGATAGAAGGTTGTTGAACGGCCTTAATAGAAGGTTGAGATGGATTTTCGAAGGATTATCTATATCAAAACTTGAAGAACTAGATTTTGCCAAAATCGCAGAAGAAATTAGTGAAGAAAGAAGAATGGTAGGGAAAATCCTACGTGGAGAACACCGGATCTCTGGTACGGTTGATTTGATAAAATCAGCTCTTCTAATCGTCGAATCACCCAATAAAGCGAAGACGATTGCGAACTTTTTCGGGAAGCCAAGTGTTAGAGTTCTCGGAAAAAATCTCCAAGCATATGAGGTCACGATAGGTGATTATGTTTTAACGATTATTGCGAGCGGTGGACACGTCTACGACCTTGTTACCGATATTAATGAAAACTACGGCGTAAAAGCATTCGACTCTATTTATGTTCCAGTGTACACTGACATTAAAAGGTGTGGAAACGGCCATCAATTTGTTGACGAAGTGAATGCGTGCCCAAGGTGCGGATTAGGAATTATCAATAGAAAATTAGACGTATTGAGAGCTTTGAAAGAGCTAGCTAGGGAGGTAGACGTGGTTTTAATAGGTACCGATCCAGACGCTGAGGGAGAAAAAATAGGGTGGGATCTGAGAGTTCTTTTAGAACCATACGCTAGGGAGATCAGAAGAATAGAGTTTCACGAAGTAACTCGTAAGGCCATTCTAGATGCTATAAGAAATCCGAGACCATTTGATACACGGTTAGTCGGGGCACAGATTGTTAGAAGAGTTGAGGACAGGTGGATCGGCTTCTCGCTATCGGAGAAAGTTCAAAAATATGGATGGTTATCTTATTGCATAAAACACCTCAGGGATAAAGGCTTTGATTGTTGCATAGAAAATAGGAATTTAAGCGCTGGTAGGGTTCAAACACCAGTTCTCGGGTATGTTATAGAGAGATATTTCGAAAAAAGCAGGAAGGAGTTGTTCAAGTACAAAGTAGTTTTAGAGAAGGATGGGGTCGAACTGGCCTTCACCTTAAATAGGGATCAAGCAGTTAATTCAGGCATATCAATCTTTCTCGAAGACCCTAATCTCAGAAGAAAAAGGAATAAGGAATTCCCTTCAATACGAGTAAGAGTTGTTGATGAGGTGCCGGAAACGGTGAATCCGCTACCACCATTCACTACTGACAGCTTGCTGGAGGAGGCTTCTAAAACCCTGGGTTTAACAACCACCAGGACCATGGAAATAGCACAGGATCTGTTCGAGATGGGTTTGATAACTTACCACAGAACAGATAGCACAAGGGTGAGCGAAGCTGGGGTTCTAATAGCTCGCCAATACTTAGAGGAAAAGTACGGTACGGGTTTCGAGAGGTTTTTTAATCCGAGGACATGGGGAGCAGGCGGTGCGCACGAGGCGATTCGTCCTACTAGACCGATTGATGCAGACAGGTTAATGGAGCTCGTCAGGGAGGGGGTTATCGTCTTAACTGGTAGGTTTACTAAGCAACATTTTCTCGTATACGATTTAATCTTCAGGCGTTTCATAGCGAGTCAGATGAAGCCTGCTGTTGTACGGAAACAAATACTTAGCGTGGAACTCAATGGTGTAGAAGCATTGATCGAAAGATACATTGAAATCATCGAGAACGGTTTTCTCGACACATACTCTTATATTAGAATCGAGACCCCTGTTACAGAGGGCATTGGAACTATTAAAGAAATTATTGAAGTAAAGCCGCCTCTAGCTCGTTACCACGATGTAATTAGATGGATGAAAGAGCAAGGTATCGGTAGGCCGAGCACTTATGCCAAAGTAATTCAGACTCTCCTCGACAGGAGGTACGTTGAGGCTACGAAGAAACTAAAGGCACTGAGGCCAACCGAAAGAGGGATTTTAATCCATGATTTTCTCGTCAAAAACTTCGGGGACGTAGTCAGTGTTGAAACCACTAGAAAACTAGAAAAAGACATGAAAGAGATTGAAGAGGGGAAAACTGCTTATCAAGATGTTCTCGGAAGACTGCATAGAGAACTCCGCGATAAAATTCTTGAGAACCCCATAAACAATGAGCTTGAAAAACAATACGCTGAGATTTGCAGGAAAGGGGCGTGA
- a CDS encoding KaiC domain-containing protein yields the protein MVERVKTGIPGFDTVLGGGIPKRNVVLLSGGPGTGKSILATQYLWNGLQLGENGIYVSLEEHPVQVRVNMKQFGWDVKQFEAEGRFAIIDAFTGGVGEAAKREKYVVKDPDDVNELIDVLRTAVKEVNAARVVVDSVSTLYLTKPAVARSVVLQLKKVLSGMGTTAILVSQVSVTERGFGGPGVEHAADGIVRLDLDEVDGELVRSMIIWKMRGTAHSMKRHIFEITDKGVVVYPDRVLKTKRYYLVSE from the coding sequence ATGGTTGAGAGAGTTAAAACTGGAATCCCCGGTTTTGACACGGTTTTAGGCGGAGGAATACCTAAGAGAAATGTCGTTCTGCTCAGCGGGGGTCCTGGAACGGGCAAATCAATATTGGCAACACAGTATCTCTGGAATGGTCTACAATTGGGAGAAAATGGTATATACGTCTCGCTTGAAGAACACCCCGTTCAAGTCAGAGTTAACATGAAGCAGTTTGGCTGGGATGTAAAACAGTTCGAAGCTGAGGGGAGGTTTGCGATCATTGATGCCTTTACAGGGGGTGTGGGGGAGGCGGCTAAAAGGGAAAAATATGTGGTGAAGGACCCAGATGATGTGAACGAGCTTATTGACGTGTTGAGGACGGCTGTTAAAGAAGTAAACGCTGCCAGAGTCGTCGTTGACAGTGTATCAACGCTATATCTTACCAAGCCGGCAGTGGCTAGATCAGTAGTTTTGCAATTGAAAAAAGTTCTATCAGGAATGGGGACAACAGCGATCCTGGTGTCGCAAGTATCAGTTACTGAAAGGGGTTTCGGTGGTCCGGGCGTTGAACACGCGGCAGACGGCATTGTCAGGCTAGATCTTGATGAAGTGGATGGAGAACTAGTTAGAAGCATGATAATTTGGAAGATGAGGGGGACAGCACACAGTATGAAGCGACATATTTTCGAGATAACAGATAAAGGAGTTGTTGTATACCCCGATAGAGTCTTAAAGACAAAGAGGTACTACTTAGTTTCAGAATAA